The genomic DNA AAAAAACAAGTTGAAACTCTCACTGATATTGTTGTGTTCTTGCAGGAATTTCTTGAAGGCTACAAGTCTCCTTATGCTGACGGTGATGAAGCAGATCCCTTGGAGATGCGCATCGCTTATGCAGTTTACACATCTGAAGATGCCATCGAATCTCACATTGCCGATCAAATTCTTCTAACTGCCTCTAAAGATAAAAGGGATTGGATTGGATTCTTCAATTGCTTTCGTAGTCGAAAGGAGCCCACAAATGATGGCCCGAAAATCACTTCAAGGGACTTGTACGAGAGTCTGGTGAAGTTGATAGAAGATCTGGAGTTGATCAAGAAAGAAGTGATGGAGATCGTTGCAATCAAACATCAGCTGCAGAGACAAGTCTCAGTAGTTGCTGGTTCCTTAATGTTAAGGAACAACTCTTCGCCATCTTCTTTCTCTAGGATGAACAACACAACCATGGTTTGCTTTGATGATGTAATGATTCAACTCATGGAGAAGCTCATTTACGGAAAACCTGGTCGACAAGTCATCCCACTCATAGGAATGGGAGGAATTGGTAAGACCACTCTTGCCGAACATGTTTATGCACATCCATCTATTACTCACCATTTTGATATATGCGCTTGGGTTACAATTTCTCAACAATATAACACAAAAGAACttttttgtgaaattctattcCAAGCCGATAAACAAATGTTGAGCGAAAAGAGAGAAGATGAAATAGGGCTTTCACTCCACAAATGTTTATCAAATAGAAGGTATCTAATTGTGTTGGATGATATGTGGAGTATTGAAGCGTGGGAGAAGATACAACTCTATTTTCCCGACAATAGTAATGGTAGTCGGATTGTTGTGACAACTAGACTATCTAATTTGGGATCTCAATTGGATAACAATTAtagttttgaaatgaaatttctGAATGAAGAAAGTAGTTGGAATATGTTTTGCCAAATTGTATTTGGGGGAAAAGGTTGTCCTTTACAATTGGAGATAATTGGAAAGAAGATTGTGGAGAATTGTAGAGGACTTCCATTATCAATTGTTGTGATGGGAGGCCTTCTTGAAAAATTGGAACGAACCACGGAATGTTGGGAATCTATTAGGGGAAGCATAAATTCACTAGTGAATTTGGAAAATGATAAGCATTGCTTGAAAATACTGAAGTTGAGCTACAACCATTTGCCAGTTTATCTTAAGCCGTGCTTTGTACATATGGGAATGTTTGAGGAGGATAGTAAAATTCGAGTCTCAACACTCATCAAGCTATGGGTTTCTGAAGGATTTGTAAAACCTGTAAATGGCAAAAGTTTGGAAACAATAGTTAAAGAGTACTTAGATGAATTGGTTGCGAGAAATCTAATTCTTGTTCACGAGTTTGGAAGAACTGGAAACATGAAGTACttgaaaattcatgatttgttAAGGGACCTTTGCTTGAGAGAAGCTGAAAAGGAGAGGTGTTATCATGTGGTTGGGCAACATAATCCTCTAGGCGTGTCTATCCAACGCCGTGTAGTTATTCGGAGAAGCACTTCAGAGAAGGAAGTCCGTGATGCCGTGAGATCTAAACCACATGTCCGTTCCTATATAAGTGATTATGAAAGATCTCTATTGTTGCCCGATTTAAGATTTTCCGATCCAAATGGACATGAGTATTCCCTGAGAGAATTGTTCAAGTTGGTTAATTTGAGGTTTCTTGCTGTTTGTTATAAAGAAGGTTCCCAACTTCCTTCTTCCATCAATCACCTCTGGAGCCTTCAgacattaatttttcattctcCATACCTCGTGGATTTATCTAAGCCCCCAGAATACATGAATGCACCGGTTGAAATTTGGAACATGTTTCAACTTAGGCATGTCGATTTCTATATTTGTGACTGGCTCAACGATGGAGGATTGCATCTCCCAGATCCTCCGAGTGACAAGATTGTGATCATGGAGAATCTACAAACCCTCAAAGGAGTAAGAAATTTCAAGTGTGATGAGATGATGGTTCGTAGAATtcccaatataaaaaaattgggacTATTTTTCTTCATACCTGAGGGAATTGATTCTGATGACGATGATGATATTGAGTATGGTGATGACTATTGTCTCCACAACATCGAACGCCTGCAAAAGCTTGAATCTCTTAGCTGTAAAGGCCATCTTAGGAGTGCTTTGTTGCAAAAGCTTACCTTTCCACACTGTCTTATGAGTCTGTCTCTTTCAACTTTTACAAATAGAATTGAAGACATATTGGAAAAGTTAAGTACATTACCCCTTCTTCAAAAGTTCAAGTTGCATGGTGGATATTTCAGAACAGGCAAATGGGAAACAATGGAAGGCCAGTTCCCCAGtctcaaatatttggaacTTGGCTGGTGTAGTGGCTTGAAATGGTGGATGACGGAGAGCTCTCACTTCCCATACCTCGAGCACCTTAGTCTTTCCGGGGTATCTTTGAAGGAGTTCCCTGCGGAACTTGGTGAAATTCCGACACTGAAATCTGTGAGAATA from Salvia hispanica cultivar TCC Black 2014 unplaced genomic scaffold, UniMelb_Shisp_WGS_1.0 HiC_scaffold_92, whole genome shotgun sequence includes the following:
- the LOC125200345 gene encoding putative late blight resistance protein homolog R1B-14; the encoded protein is MAAYAALVSLMQILDQIEHHPSLPISVDKKQVETLTDIVVFLQEFLEGYKSPYADGDEADPLEMRIAYAVYTSEDAIESHIADQILLTASKDKRDWIGFFNCFRSRKEPTNDGPKITSRDLYESLVKLIEDLELIKKEVMEIVAIKHQLQRQVSVVAGSLMLRNNSSPSSFSRMNNTTMVCFDDVMIQLMEKLIYGKPGRQVIPLIGMGGIGKTTLAEHVYAHPSITHHFDICAWVTISQQYNTKELFCEILFQADKQMLSEKREDEIGLSLHKCLSNRRYLIVLDDMWSIEAWEKIQLYFPDNSNGSRIVVTTRLSNLGSQLDNNYSFEMKFLNEESSWNMFCQIVFGGKGCPLQLEIIGKKIVENCRGLPLSIVVMGGLLEKLERTTECWESIRGSINSLVNLENDKHCLKILKLSYNHLPVYLKPCFVHMGMFEEDSKIRVSTLIKLWVSEGFVKPVNGKSLETIVKEYLDELVARNLILVHEFGRTGNMKYLKIHDLLRDLCLREAEKERCYHVVGQHNPLGVSIQRRVVIRRSTSEKEVRDAVRSKPHVRSYISDYERSLLLPDLRFSDPNGHEYSLRELFKLVNLRFLAVCYKEGSQLPSSINHLWSLQTLIFHSPYLVDLSKPPEYMNAPVEIWNMFQLRHVDFYICDWLNDGGLHLPDPPSDKIVIMENLQTLKGVRNFKCDEMMVRRIPNIKKLGLFFFIPEGIDSDDDDDIEYGDDYCLHNIERLQKLESLSCKGHLRSALLQKLTFPHCLMSLSLSTFTNRIEDILEKLSTLPLLQKFKLHGGYFRTGKWETMEGQFPSLKYLELGWCSGLKWWMTESSHFPYLEHLSLSGVSLKEFPAELGEIPTLKSVRIYRCSEESVISAKRMVEEQEELQGEEELSFKVSVILSKHYHEDSFMMTLANRNFKFT